The following are from one region of the Siniperca chuatsi isolate FFG_IHB_CAS linkage group LG21, ASM2008510v1, whole genome shotgun sequence genome:
- the LOC122868615 gene encoding GTPase IMAP family member 7-like produces MKARGRPSRNGNIRLLYFRSPRNRQDEFRLYCSFPVRMSSSENAASHEVCEASLPTSEADEPLRIVLLGRTGTGRSSSGNTILGKSAFWVDVSPCSVTTQCKRQTWTVDGRSVSVIDTPGFFHTHLSPQEVMAEVGRCVVLSSPGPHAFLVTLQPGRLTQEERDALEWIKATFGPGAIRFTMVLFTWGDQLQGKRIEDFLEESVELSEFVSSCHGGYHVFDNSEQDKKLCSQQVVQLLKKIDKIVANNGGGCYSNEMFKEAERVIRKAQERILGERGHKVESLQREAEDNQEQGPELERRREEEEARKRAERLFWSELVTALGKGAAEGAGIMGKDKGKGKAVKTVKVMEKAAALAASPLSISSAAKAVGGAVREGSKVLYKHRKTFLH; encoded by the exons ATGAAAGCAAGAGGACGTCCCAGTCGCAACGGAAACATCCGTCTCCTGTATTTTCGGTCACCGAGAAACCGGCAGGACGAATTCAGGCTTTATTGTAGTTTTCCTGTTAGGATGTCGTCTTCTGAAAATGCTGCGTCACATGAAG TCTGTGAAGCATCACTCCCTACATCAGAGGCTGATGAACCCCTGAGGATTGTTCTGCTGGGGAGGACGGGAACAGGCAGAAGCTCCTCAGGCAACACCATCCTGGGCAAGTCTGCCTTCTGGGTCGACGTCTCCCCCTGTTCTGTCACCACACAGTGCAAGAGACAGACTTGGACAGTAGACGGGCGGAGTGTCTCTGTGATTGACACTCCAGGTTTCTTCCACACACACCTGTCCCCTCAGGAGGTCATGGCAGAGGTGGGACGGTGTGTTGTCCTGTCCTCTCCGGGACCCCACGCCTTCTTGGTGACGCTGCAGCCCGGCAGGCTCACCCAGGAGGAGAGGGATGCCTTAGAGTGGATCAAGGCTACGTTTGGGCCTGGAGCCATCAGGTTTACCATGGTGTTGTTCACCTGGGGAGACCAGCTGCAGGGCAAACGCATCGAGGACTTCCTGGAAGAGAGCGTTGAGCTGTCGGAATTTGTCAGCAGCTGCCATGGGGGGTATCACGTCTTTGATAATAGTGAACAGGACAAGAAGTTGTGCTCACAACAGGTCGTACAGCTTCTGAAGAAGATAGACAAGATTGTGGCCAACAATGGAGGCGGTTGCTATAGCAACGAGATGTTCAAGGAGGCTGAGAGGGTCATCAGAAAGGCACAAGAGAGGATTCTGGGAGAAAGAGGACACAAGGTGGAGTCCCTTCAGAGGGAGGCTGAAGACAATCAGGAGCAGGGACCAGAgttagagaggaggagggaggaagaagaggccAGGAAAAGGGCAGAGAGGCTTTTCTGGAGCGAGCTGGTGACTGCGCTGGGGAAAGGTGCAGCAGAGGGGGCGGGGATCATGGGGAAAGACAAAGGGAAAGGGAAAGCTGTGAAGACGGTGAAGGTGATGGAGAAGGCAGCGGCTCTGGCAGCGTCGCCGCTCTCCATCAGTTCAGCTGCAAAAGCGGTGGGAGGAGCTGTGAGAGAAGGAAGTAAGGTGTtatataaacacagaaaaactttCCTGCACTGA